In Caldanaerobius fijiensis DSM 17918, a single window of DNA contains:
- a CDS encoding sensor histidine kinase, with translation MRQTAFFDYFSGFFKRLFKGVRVRSIQFIITVSFAMVVLLAMLFIGFVLYDKFLQVAEQDAALNFRQVLEEVNLNLEYYLKDMIYISNTISNQLSVGEDFPNSKVLDQMNVILNSKNDIATLAVFSDKGELLLATPFSKLKRGADVRKESWFNLALRNFGNYYFSSPHVQNLFEEQHSWVISLSRGVTFEQKGQRLNGVLLLDMNFRTIDRLCQMVNLGKRSYIYIIDSNGNMIYRPPQQTGHLDLNKKNNMAFANRPDGSYLDNINGEKRLVTVRTVAYTRWKIVGISYMEELIATKKEVSRFIVLSVVLGFFFVIFGSTLIFRKIFRPMKRLEESMKMVQAENFDVHFDIKGENEIAQLAKAFNLMVSRIKHLMNQIVLEEEQKRKSELNALQAQINPHFLYNTLDSIVWMAENGKVQEIIDMVTALARFFRISISRGKNIITVREELEHARSYLTIQKIRYKDKFKFEIEAQEEALECKTLKLILQPIIENSIYHGIENMVDEGFIKVTARIVDDKLLYQVQDNGVGIKPEVLEHILEYQTEGRKGSGIGIKNVHERIQLFFGKEYGLHIESEEEVGTTVSIWLPVVKD, from the coding sequence TGGCTTTTTCAAAAGGTTATTTAAAGGTGTAAGAGTAAGAAGTATACAATTTATAATCACGGTTTCTTTTGCTATGGTCGTACTTTTGGCCATGCTTTTTATAGGATTCGTTCTCTATGATAAATTTTTACAGGTGGCGGAACAGGATGCAGCTCTCAATTTCCGGCAGGTGCTGGAAGAAGTTAATTTAAATCTTGAGTATTATCTTAAAGACATGATATATATATCCAATACCATAAGCAACCAGTTGAGTGTAGGGGAGGATTTTCCTAATAGCAAGGTACTGGACCAGATGAATGTGATATTAAACTCGAAAAATGATATAGCAACGCTGGCTGTTTTTTCAGATAAAGGAGAACTTTTGCTGGCGACACCTTTTTCAAAATTAAAAAGAGGAGCTGATGTCAGAAAAGAAAGCTGGTTTAATCTGGCCTTGAGGAACTTTGGAAATTACTATTTTTCTTCGCCCCATGTTCAAAACCTTTTTGAAGAGCAACATAGCTGGGTGATATCATTGAGCAGGGGTGTTACTTTTGAACAAAAAGGGCAGAGGCTGAATGGGGTTTTGTTGCTGGACATGAACTTTCGCACAATAGATCGCCTGTGTCAGATGGTAAACCTCGGGAAAAGGAGTTATATCTATATAATAGATTCTAATGGCAATATGATATATCGTCCTCCTCAGCAAACGGGACATCTTGACCTGAATAAGAAAAACAACATGGCTTTTGCCAACCGCCCTGATGGCAGTTATCTTGATAACATAAACGGAGAAAAGCGGCTGGTGACAGTTAGGACGGTGGCGTACACCAGGTGGAAAATAGTAGGTATATCGTATATGGAAGAATTGATAGCCACGAAGAAAGAAGTAAGCAGGTTTATTGTGCTGTCGGTGGTTTTAGGGTTCTTTTTTGTGATTTTTGGATCTACTTTAATCTTTAGAAAAATCTTCCGGCCAATGAAGCGCCTGGAAGAGTCTATGAAGATGGTACAGGCTGAAAATTTCGATGTGCATTTTGACATTAAAGGCGAAAATGAGATAGCACAACTGGCAAAGGCTTTTAATTTGATGGTTTCGCGGATTAAACACCTTATGAATCAGATAGTGCTTGAAGAAGAGCAAAAGAGAAAGAGTGAATTAAATGCATTACAGGCGCAAATAAACCCTCATTTTTTGTACAATACGCTGGATTCCATTGTCTGGATGGCTGAAAACGGAAAAGTGCAGGAAATCATCGATATGGTGACGGCGCTGGCCAGGTTTTTTAGGATAAGCATAAGCAGGGGCAAGAATATAATTACCGTAAGAGAAGAGCTAGAACATGCCAGGAGTTATTTGACGATTCAGAAAATAAGGTATAAAGATAAGTTCAAATTTGAAATTGAAGCGCAGGAGGAGGCTCTTGAATGTAAGACGTTAAAGCTGATTTTGCAGCCCATAATTGAAAATTCCATATATCACGGCATTGAAAATATGGTAGATGAGGGCTTTATAAAGGTTACTGCGAGGATTGTGGACGATAAGTTGCTTTACCAAGTCCAGGATAATGGTGTTGGCATAAAACCTGAGGTTCTGGAACACATCCTGGAGTATCAGACCGAAGGCAGGAAGGGTTCTGGTATAGGGATAAAAAATGTCCATGAGAGGATACAGCTGTTTTTTGGGAAGGAATATGGCTTGCATATAGAGAGTGAAGAGGAGGTAGGAACCACTGTGAGCATATGGCTTCCTGTGGTGAAAGATTAA
- the mglC gene encoding galactose/methyl galactoside ABC transporter permease MglC, protein MTDAVLKKEKSFSLREFMNKNAIYLVLLGLTLGIGLLDNNFLSLANLRNVLIIASVRVIIALGEGGILITRGVDLSAGRVVGLTACVAASLLQRPDYAYKMFKALPHLPVFVPILLVILLGLIIGIINGSITAYLRIPPFIATLGMTVIVYGAVSIYTNAQPIGGLRDDFTNLASGSIFFIPNIVLIAAIVALLVWFMLNKTRLGKYIYAIGGNPNAAEVSGVDVKRTLIMVYGIAGALYGLAGALLAARTGGATNNYGLMYELDAIAAATIGGVSTSGGIGKVSGIITGVLIFEVLNNGLVILGLSAYWQQIVKGIVIIAAIAFDIRKYLAKK, encoded by the coding sequence ATGACAGATGCCGTATTAAAAAAAGAAAAAAGCTTTAGTTTGCGTGAATTTATGAACAAAAATGCGATTTATCTTGTGTTGTTGGGTTTAACTTTGGGAATAGGTTTATTGGATAATAATTTTCTTTCGCTGGCAAACCTGAGAAATGTTCTTATAATAGCGTCTGTGCGCGTTATCATCGCTTTAGGCGAAGGCGGCATTTTGATTACACGAGGAGTTGATCTGTCTGCGGGACGTGTGGTGGGGCTTACCGCTTGTGTTGCGGCAAGTCTTCTTCAAAGACCAGACTATGCTTACAAGATGTTTAAAGCATTGCCTCATCTTCCTGTTTTTGTGCCAATTCTTCTGGTTATACTTTTAGGTTTGATTATAGGCATAATTAATGGTTCAATCACCGCTTATCTGAGAATACCGCCTTTTATTGCCACCCTTGGTATGACGGTAATAGTTTACGGTGCTGTTAGCATATACACCAATGCTCAGCCTATAGGTGGTCTGAGGGATGATTTTACAAATCTCGCTTCAGGTTCTATATTTTTTATTCCCAATATAGTACTGATCGCTGCTATAGTAGCGTTATTGGTGTGGTTTATGTTAAATAAAACCCGTCTGGGTAAATATATATACGCCATAGGCGGGAATCCCAATGCCGCTGAGGTATCTGGTGTTGACGTAAAACGCACCTTGATAATGGTTTATGGAATCGCAGGTGCTCTTTACGGTTTGGCTGGAGCGCTACTGGCGGCCAGAACCGGGGGAGCTACAAACAACTATGGTCTTATGTATGAGCTTGATGCCATAGCTGCTGCTACCATAGGAGGGGTATCTACTTCGGGCGGTATTGGAAAAGTCTCTGGCATCATTACAGGTGTTCTCATCTTTGAAGTGCTCAATAATGGCCTGGTTATATTAGGATTGTCCGCATATTGGCAGCAGATCGTAAAGGGAATTGTCATCATTGCGGCAATAGCTTTTGATATCCGTAAATACCTCGCCAAGAAATAG
- a CDS encoding galactose ABC transporter substrate-binding protein produces MLKKRMMKAISLMAATALISGILVGCSGGQNNQGSGASSGSTKTSSGKEIKIGVALYKADDTFISNVRDNIEKTAQEKSKATGDRITINAVDGQGQQATQNDQIDTFITQGYNVLAVNMVDRTSASVIIQKAKQAGIPVVFFNREPLKEDMSKWDKVYYVGAKAEESGKLQGQILADYWKKHPEADKNKDGKLEYVMLEGEPGHQDAILRTKYSIQALEDAGIKTVKLASDTANWQRAQGQEKMAAWLSAFGDKIEAVLANNDDMALGAIEALKAAGYFQGGKYMPVVGVDATAPALDAIKAGQLLGTVLNDAKGQAQAIVDVAYALAKGEDPSKAVKNLSDGKYVWVPYRPVTKDNLSEFAK; encoded by the coding sequence ATGTTAAAGAAAAGGATGATGAAAGCTATCTCCTTAATGGCTGCTACAGCATTGATTTCAGGGATATTGGTGGGCTGCAGCGGAGGACAGAACAACCAGGGGAGCGGGGCCAGTTCTGGCAGTACTAAGACATCCAGCGGCAAAGAGATCAAGATAGGAGTTGCACTTTACAAAGCTGATGACACTTTTATTTCTAATGTACGGGATAACATTGAAAAGACAGCTCAGGAAAAAAGCAAAGCTACAGGCGATAGGATCACAATAAACGCCGTAGATGGTCAGGGTCAGCAGGCAACGCAGAATGATCAGATTGATACATTTATCACTCAAGGCTACAATGTATTGGCTGTAAACATGGTGGATCGTACTTCTGCTTCTGTGATTATTCAGAAAGCAAAGCAAGCAGGAATACCGGTAGTTTTCTTTAACAGGGAGCCTTTAAAAGAGGATATGAGCAAGTGGGATAAAGTGTATTACGTAGGAGCCAAGGCAGAAGAATCCGGTAAACTTCAGGGACAGATTCTGGCTGATTATTGGAAAAAGCATCCCGAGGCCGATAAAAACAAAGACGGCAAACTGGAATATGTGATGCTGGAAGGAGAACCAGGACATCAAGACGCTATTTTACGTACCAAATATTCTATACAGGCCCTTGAAGATGCTGGAATAAAAACGGTTAAACTGGCCAGCGATACCGCTAACTGGCAGCGCGCACAGGGACAGGAGAAAATGGCGGCATGGTTATCGGCTTTTGGAGATAAAATTGAGGCCGTACTTGCAAACAATGACGATATGGCATTGGGAGCTATTGAAGCATTGAAGGCTGCAGGATATTTCCAGGGCGGTAAATACATGCCGGTTGTAGGCGTAGATGCCACTGCACCTGCTCTTGATGCTATAAAGGCAGGACAGCTGCTGGGTACTGTTTTAAACGATGCAAAGGGTCAGGCTCAGGCCATTGTGGATGTGGCTTATGCATTGGCAAAAGGAGAAGATCCATCTAAAGCTGTAAAGAATTTGAGCGATGGAAAATACGTATGGGTTCCATATAGACCTGTCACAAAGGACAATTTAAGTGAATTTGCTAAATAA
- a CDS encoding sugar ABC transporter ATP-binding protein, with protein MAQEYVLEMRNISKSFPGVKALDNVTLKIRPGTVHALMGENGAGKSTLMKCLFGIYVPDAGEVILEGKKVQFRNPREALDHGISMIHQELNPVPYRSVMENIWLGRFPVRQIMGVKVVDHKKMYNDTKALMEELKIDIKPDTLVAKLSVSQIQMIEIAKAISCKAKVIVMDEPTSSLTENEVKHLFEIINNLRKQGIAIIYISHKMEEILEISDEVTIMRDGQYVGTWPASQLSIDMIISKMVGRDLTNRFPIRQNTPGDVIMRVEDFTAADPKSFKNVTFELRRGEILGIGGLVGAQRTELVEAIFGLRSISSGKIFISGKEVKIRNPIDAKRHGIALLTEDRRNTGIFPVLSVEDNALISSIDNYIDYKFVLNQRRAINDIRSFIDRLQVKTPSLKTAIQFLSGGNQQKVIFARWLLNNPDILIFDEPTRGIDVGAKYEIYKIIADLAKQGKSIIMISSEMPELLGMSDRIMVMCAGRVSGIVDGREATQELIMKYATQFVA; from the coding sequence ATGGCACAAGAATATGTTTTAGAGATGCGCAATATTTCTAAGAGTTTTCCAGGAGTAAAAGCTCTGGACAATGTGACGTTGAAAATCAGACCAGGTACAGTTCATGCCCTTATGGGCGAGAATGGAGCCGGTAAGTCTACATTGATGAAATGCCTCTTTGGGATATATGTGCCTGATGCCGGTGAGGTGATTCTAGAAGGCAAGAAGGTTCAATTTCGAAATCCCCGGGAAGCGTTGGACCATGGTATATCTATGATTCATCAAGAACTCAATCCTGTTCCATATAGAAGTGTTATGGAGAATATATGGCTGGGGAGATTTCCGGTCAGGCAAATTATGGGCGTTAAAGTGGTGGATCACAAAAAGATGTACAACGACACTAAGGCTTTGATGGAAGAACTTAAAATAGATATAAAGCCGGATACACTGGTGGCCAAGCTTTCTGTCTCTCAGATACAGATGATAGAAATAGCAAAGGCTATTTCCTGCAAAGCAAAAGTGATCGTTATGGATGAGCCCACATCCTCGTTAACCGAAAATGAAGTAAAGCATTTATTTGAAATCATAAATAACCTGAGAAAACAGGGTATTGCTATTATATATATTTCTCACAAAATGGAGGAAATTTTGGAAATATCAGATGAAGTCACTATCATGAGAGACGGTCAATACGTGGGTACATGGCCTGCAAGTCAGCTTTCTATCGATATGATTATATCGAAGATGGTGGGCCGCGATCTGACTAACCGGTTTCCTATTCGGCAAAATACTCCTGGCGATGTCATAATGAGGGTAGAAGATTTTACAGCTGCCGATCCCAAATCATTTAAGAATGTAACCTTTGAACTCAGGCGAGGGGAAATCCTGGGTATAGGAGGGCTTGTAGGAGCCCAGCGCACTGAGCTGGTAGAGGCCATATTTGGGTTGCGCAGTATATCCAGCGGAAAGATATTTATATCGGGAAAAGAGGTTAAAATTCGAAATCCCATTGATGCAAAGCGCCATGGTATAGCCCTGCTCACTGAAGATAGAAGAAATACAGGTATATTTCCGGTTTTATCGGTAGAGGATAATGCTTTAATTTCCAGCATTGATAATTATATAGATTATAAGTTTGTCTTAAATCAAAGGCGTGCTATTAATGACATAAGGTCTTTTATAGATAGACTTCAGGTAAAAACTCCATCACTGAAAACCGCCATCCAGTTCCTGTCAGGTGGAAATCAGCAGAAGGTGATATTTGCCAGATGGTTGTTGAATAACCCTGACATCCTGATCTTCGATGAGCCTACCAGGGGAATTGATGTGGGTGCAAAATATGAAATATACAAGATTATCGCTGATCTGGCTAAGCAGGGTAAAAGCATAATAATGATCTCTTCGGAAATGCCTGAACTTTTGGGCATGTCGGATAGGATAATGGTAATGTGTGCAGGCCGGGTAAGCGGTATAGTGGATGGTAGAGAGGCTACTCAGGAATTAATAATGAAGTATGCTACGCAATTTGTTGCATAG